The Natronoarchaeum philippinense genome has a window encoding:
- a CDS encoding archaea-specific SMC-related protein, whose amino-acid sequence MSSHSGQQRSTMPQSVTLGVENIGGIDETEVTLHRGVTALTGRNATNRTSLLQAIMAALGSDNASLKADADSGHVTLEVGDESYDRTLERRNGTIVTEGDPYLEDSELADLFAFLLENNEARRAVARGDDLRDIIMRPVDTDAIRTEISRTEQEKRDIDQRLDELDDLSAKLPDLEQKRTRLTGEIEELREELSEATDRVEEAEAGVEETREDKDELDAKLDELQETRSELERVRRRIDTERESIDALEDEREELADELEDTPERPVDKIDQLETEIDQLQNEKEALTAEISQLQSTIQFNEERLDAARGTADASESSGGDLTDQLLPDSETVECWTCGSSVAREQIETTIEQLRSTRQERLDERSEISSSLRDARSELSDLRDRRQELERTRNKLDNIDEEIDERRERIEEYESRRDELTDEIEALEAAVEQLEEDVQDDLLDQHKEVNELEFELERLEGNRDDVEERIESIEERLEQREELEQRREAVAEELTELRTRIDRIEADAVEEFNEHMEQVLDVLGYENLDRIWIDRTEQEVREGRRKVSKSSFDLKIVRSTDHGAAYEDDITHLSESEREVTGLVFALAGYLVHDVHQTVPFMLLDSLEAIDSDRIAALIEYFEEHVPYLVVALLEEDAAAVETPHERVTEI is encoded by the coding sequence ATGAGTTCTCATTCAGGACAGCAGCGATCGACGATGCCACAGAGCGTCACGCTTGGTGTCGAGAACATCGGCGGTATCGACGAAACTGAAGTGACGCTTCACCGGGGTGTCACAGCACTGACTGGACGCAACGCGACCAACCGCACGTCGCTACTGCAAGCGATCATGGCGGCGCTGGGCAGCGATAACGCGTCGCTGAAAGCCGACGCCGATTCCGGGCACGTGACGCTCGAAGTCGGCGACGAGAGCTACGACCGGACGCTGGAACGGCGAAACGGGACGATCGTTACTGAGGGCGATCCGTACCTCGAGGACAGCGAACTCGCGGATCTCTTCGCGTTCCTCCTCGAAAACAACGAGGCTCGGCGTGCCGTCGCCCGCGGCGACGACCTCCGCGATATCATCATGCGCCCGGTCGACACCGACGCGATTCGCACAGAAATCTCGCGCACCGAACAGGAAAAACGCGACATCGACCAGCGACTCGACGAACTCGACGATCTCTCGGCGAAGCTCCCCGATCTCGAACAAAAGCGGACGCGACTGACCGGCGAGATCGAGGAGCTGCGCGAGGAACTCTCGGAGGCTACCGACCGGGTCGAAGAGGCCGAAGCCGGTGTCGAAGAGACCAGAGAGGACAAGGACGAACTCGACGCGAAACTCGACGAACTGCAGGAAACCCGTTCGGAGCTCGAACGCGTCCGCCGGCGGATCGACACCGAACGCGAGAGTATCGACGCGCTCGAGGACGAGCGCGAAGAACTCGCCGACGAACTCGAAGACACTCCGGAGCGTCCGGTCGACAAGATCGACCAACTGGAGACCGAGATCGACCAGTTGCAGAACGAGAAAGAGGCGCTCACGGCCGAAATCAGTCAGCTCCAGAGCACGATCCAGTTCAACGAAGAGCGGCTCGACGCCGCGCGCGGGACAGCGGACGCCAGCGAGTCCAGCGGCGGCGATCTGACCGACCAGCTGCTGCCCGACTCCGAAACGGTCGAGTGCTGGACCTGCGGCTCGTCGGTCGCCCGCGAACAGATCGAGACCACGATCGAACAGCTCCGCTCGACGCGCCAAGAGCGCCTCGACGAGCGCAGCGAAATCTCGTCGTCGCTGCGCGACGCCCGGTCCGAACTCAGCGACCTCCGCGACCGACGGCAGGAACTCGAACGCACGCGGAACAAGCTCGACAACATCGACGAGGAGATCGACGAGCGACGCGAGCGCATCGAGGAGTACGAGTCGCGGCGCGACGAGTTGACCGACGAGATCGAGGCGCTCGAAGCCGCTGTCGAGCAACTCGAAGAGGACGTTCAGGACGACCTGCTCGACCAGCACAAGGAGGTCAACGAACTGGAGTTCGAACTCGAACGCCTCGAAGGGAACCGCGACGATGTCGAAGAGCGGATCGAGTCGATCGAAGAACGGCTCGAACAGCGCGAGGAACTCGAACAGCGCCGCGAGGCCGTCGCGGAGGAGCTGACCGAGCTTCGGACTCGCATCGACCGGATCGAAGCCGACGCCGTCGAGGAGTTCAACGAGCACATGGAGCAGGTCCTCGACGTGCTCGGCTACGAGAACCTCGATCGGATCTGGATCGACCGCACCGAACAGGAAGTCCGCGAGGGGCGTCGCAAGGTCTCGAAATCCTCGTTCGATCTGAAGATTGTCCGGAGCACCGACCACGGCGCTGCCTACGAGGACGACATCACGCACCTCAGCGAAAGCGAGCGCGAGGTGACGGGACTGGTGTTCGCGCTCGCAGGCTATCTCGTCCACGACGTGCACCAGACGGTGCCGTTCATGCTACTGGACTCGCTGGAAGCCATCGACTCCGATCGGATCGCCGCGCTGATCGAGTACTTCGAGGAACACGTTCCGTACCTCGTCGTCGCACTGCTCGAAGAGGACGCCGCGGCGGTCGAAACGCCCCACGAGCGCGTCACCGAGATCTAA
- the rdfA gene encoding rod-determining factor RdfA: MSEHDDSGEDCGCKVGRIIDQYDLAALNDDLVADWTGARGERRSLRQLAHEVNRRVLRSAMDEAAMEYRDGELENIYRILTDDDVSSGSRTETRRELEHASVPIEQVERDFVSHQTVHTHLTDCLAASIEEPDADERIENARDTVRALQNRTVAVTDDTIGRLDNADALSIGEYSVLVDVTVVCEDCGSHYTVGELLDAGACDCSGE, from the coding sequence GTGAGCGAACACGACGATTCCGGCGAGGATTGTGGCTGCAAAGTCGGTCGCATCATCGATCAGTACGACCTTGCGGCACTGAACGACGACCTCGTGGCTGACTGGACGGGCGCCCGTGGTGAACGGCGTAGTCTCCGGCAACTCGCCCACGAAGTCAATCGGCGCGTGCTCCGATCGGCGATGGACGAGGCCGCGATGGAGTACCGAGACGGCGAACTCGAGAACATCTATCGGATTCTCACCGACGACGACGTCAGCAGCGGGAGCCGAACCGAGACACGGCGGGAGCTCGAACACGCCTCGGTACCGATCGAGCAAGTCGAACGCGATTTCGTCTCCCACCAGACGGTTCATACCCACCTGACGGACTGTCTCGCGGCCTCGATCGAGGAGCCGGACGCCGACGAGCGGATCGAGAACGCACGCGACACGGTGCGGGCGCTGCAGAATCGTACTGTCGCGGTCACCGACGACACGATCGGGCGTCTCGACAACGCCGACGCACTGTCGATCGGTGAGTACAGCGTCCTCGTCGACGTCACAGTCGTCTGTGAAGACTGTGGGAGTCACTACACGGTCGGCGAACTGCTCGACGCGGGCGCGTGTGACTGTTCGGGTGAGTGA
- a CDS encoding HalOD1 output domain-containing protein, translating into MTLPPLRDETATQTSTADGTQSAAATADEHRLQHDFQDEQRLSTSVVRAVAAALETDPLALDEQLHDAIDPDALDRLLGGDPNNGSGCRLSFEFAGCAVTIRGDGQIIARPNA; encoded by the coding sequence ATGACGCTTCCCCCCTTGAGAGACGAGACGGCGACGCAAACGTCGACAGCCGACGGCACGCAGTCAGCGGCGGCGACAGCAGACGAGCATCGGCTACAGCACGATTTTCAGGACGAGCAACGGCTCAGCACCAGCGTGGTGCGCGCCGTCGCAGCCGCGCTCGAGACCGATCCGCTGGCGCTGGACGAGCAGTTGCACGACGCCATCGATCCCGATGCGCTCGATCGCTTACTCGGTGGAGATCCCAATAACGGCAGTGGCTGTCGGCTTTCGTTCGAATTCGCAGGCTGTGCGGTGACGATACGCGGCGACGGTCAGATCATCGCCCGTCCGAACGCGTGA
- a CDS encoding winged helix-turn-helix domain-containing protein, producing MNDEWDEIGFVISSRYRVEVLRRLSEGPATPTQIATDSGAGIAHISRALSSLRERELVELLVSEDRKKGRVYGITEPGEEIWQQIQAENMVE from the coding sequence ATGAACGACGAGTGGGACGAGATTGGATTCGTTATCAGTTCGAGGTACAGGGTCGAAGTGCTCCGGCGGCTGTCGGAGGGGCCAGCGACGCCCACACAGATTGCGACGGACTCCGGCGCCGGCATCGCGCACATCTCGCGTGCGCTGAGCAGCCTCCGCGAGCGCGAGCTCGTCGAGTTGCTGGTCTCGGAGGACCGCAAGAAGGGCCGGGTGTACGGCATCACCGAGCCGGGCGAGGAGATCTGGCAGCAGATTCAGGCCGAGAACATGGTCGAGTGA
- a CDS encoding DUF1616 domain-containing protein, producing the protein MTHGDVETGWRARLRRSAQSVALDGAAIAGYLSMVAAWLYLFDPGGVLRSLLGVPLALFLPGYAAVAAAFPSNGSQNNRHETATPNGLVADGVPGWYERLALSLAVSLALLPLLGLVLASTRWGFSTRAVLVSLGGLTVLGMFVAVLRRAQLPAQAQFRVPIDTASTDAYRGLFAPETRFDGALNVVLILSIVVATSAVGYALIAPQSGGGGSTNFQLLTENESGELVASGYPDSIPPGGSADMVVAVTNSGDEQREYTVVVETHRVAETNGSLEVLERAELTRLEMTAAPGSTARTPHTISPSLTGETLRINYYLYQGDAPDDADAESADQHLWITVNGSAGGA; encoded by the coding sequence ATGACCCACGGCGATGTCGAGACGGGTTGGCGGGCCAGACTCCGCCGTTCCGCCCAATCGGTCGCACTGGACGGCGCGGCGATCGCAGGTTATCTGTCGATGGTGGCCGCGTGGCTGTACCTGTTCGACCCCGGCGGCGTGTTGCGGTCGTTGCTCGGAGTGCCGCTAGCGCTGTTTCTGCCGGGGTACGCCGCCGTCGCCGCGGCGTTTCCGTCGAACGGGTCACAGAACAACCGGCACGAAACAGCGACGCCGAACGGACTGGTAGCGGACGGCGTTCCGGGATGGTACGAGCGGCTGGCGCTATCGCTGGCTGTCAGTCTCGCGCTCTTGCCGTTGCTCGGACTGGTGCTTGCGAGCACGCGGTGGGGATTTAGCACCCGAGCGGTGCTCGTTTCGCTGGGCGGGCTCACCGTGCTCGGCATGTTCGTCGCGGTGCTCAGGCGGGCGCAGCTCCCGGCGCAGGCACAGTTTCGGGTTCCGATCGACACCGCCTCGACCGACGCGTATCGCGGGCTGTTCGCGCCGGAAACCCGGTTCGATGGTGCGTTAAACGTGGTGTTGATCCTGAGTATCGTCGTGGCGACGAGCGCGGTCGGCTACGCGCTGATCGCGCCACAAAGCGGTGGAGGTGGATCGACCAATTTCCAGTTGTTGACCGAAAACGAGTCAGGCGAGCTCGTCGCGTCGGGCTATCCCGACTCGATTCCACCGGGTGGAAGCGCTGACATGGTCGTCGCGGTCACCAACAGCGGCGACGAGCAACGGGAGTACACGGTCGTCGTCGAGACCCACCGCGTCGCCGAGACGAACGGCTCGCTGGAGGTGCTCGAACGAGCCGAGCTGACGCGTTTAGAGATGACAGCCGCACCCGGATCGACCGCGAGGACGCCGCATACGATTTCGCCGTCGCTGACGGGAGAGACGCTCCGCATCAACTACTACCTGTATCAGGGCGATGCGCCGGACGATGCCGACGCCGAGAGCGCCGATCAACATCTCTGGATCACCGTCAACGGGTCCGCGGGCGGCGCCTGA
- a CDS encoding DUF7344 domain-containing protein, translating to MSHPDRDALSQDVVFDLLSSPRRRFVLYYLNQVDGEIEIGELADEVAAWENETAVDDLTSQQRKRVYVSLYQTHVPKMEDAGIIEYDSDGGTVALADQADDISAYLSREEDSRPWQQYYLGLAVAGALFYLVVALGIGPFAALGEFTAGLIIIAAFAATAIVHLIDTQRSGTEISTELIDDRKR from the coding sequence ATGTCCCATCCCGACCGCGACGCACTTTCCCAAGACGTAGTGTTTGATCTGTTGAGTAGTCCTCGCCGACGGTTCGTCCTGTACTATCTCAACCAGGTCGACGGCGAGATAGAGATCGGCGAGCTCGCGGACGAGGTTGCCGCTTGGGAGAACGAGACGGCCGTCGACGACTTGACGAGCCAGCAGCGCAAGCGCGTCTACGTCTCCCTGTATCAGACCCACGTTCCCAAGATGGAAGACGCCGGGATTATCGAGTACGACTCCGACGGCGGGACCGTGGCGCTCGCCGACCAAGCCGACGACATCAGCGCGTATCTTTCGCGTGAAGAGGACAGCCGCCCGTGGCAGCAGTACTATCTGGGGCTGGCCGTCGCAGGTGCGCTCTTTTATCTCGTCGTGGCCCTCGGAATCGGCCCCTTCGCCGCGCTGGGCGAGTTCACTGCCGGTCTGATCATCATCGCAGCCTTTGCCGCCACCGCTATCGTTCACTTGATCGACACCCAGCGAAGCGGCACGGAGATCTCGACGGAACTGATCGACGACCGCAAGCGCTAG
- a CDS encoding DegT/DnrJ/EryC1/StrS family aminotransferase codes for MTTIPIADPDLGEEERRRVGDVIDSGVVADGPTVRRFEEEFASYCEADHAVATSNGTTALHAALHALGIGEGDRVVTSPFSFVASANSIRVNGATPVFADIDPETYNLDPSAVADRFEEHDGDIDAILAVHLYGLPADIETLSAIADEHDAALVEDAAQAHGATYQGQPVGSLGDAACFSFYPTKNMTTGEGGMITTDRADVAERAARFVNHGRNDTYEHVEVGHNFRMTSIAAAIGRAQLEKLPEYVDARRQNARQLTDRLGGMSAVAPPFDPPQSRHAYHQYTIRSADRDGLKAYLEDSGIDTGVYYPTPIHEQPAYEHVDADAPVAEQTAGEVLSLPVHPKLSDDDVRTIATIVQSYYE; via the coding sequence GTGACGACAATTCCGATCGCGGATCCGGACCTCGGTGAGGAGGAGCGACGGCGCGTCGGCGACGTGATCGACAGCGGCGTCGTCGCCGACGGGCCCACCGTGCGGCGGTTCGAAGAAGAGTTCGCAAGCTACTGCGAGGCAGACCACGCCGTCGCCACCTCGAACGGGACGACGGCGCTCCACGCCGCGTTACACGCGCTCGGCATCGGCGAGGGCGACCGAGTCGTGACCTCGCCCTTTTCGTTTGTCGCAAGCGCGAACTCGATCCGGGTGAACGGCGCGACGCCGGTCTTCGCCGACATCGACCCCGAGACGTACAACCTCGATCCCAGCGCCGTGGCCGATCGCTTCGAGGAACATGACGGCGATATCGACGCGATCCTCGCAGTGCATCTGTACGGCCTGCCGGCCGACATCGAGACGCTGTCGGCCATCGCAGACGAGCACGACGCCGCGCTGGTCGAGGATGCCGCGCAGGCTCACGGCGCGACCTATCAGGGGCAGCCGGTCGGGTCGCTGGGCGACGCGGCCTGCTTCTCGTTTTACCCGACGAAGAACATGACGACCGGCGAAGGCGGGATGATCACGACCGACCGCGCCGACGTTGCCGAACGGGCCGCTCGCTTCGTCAATCATGGCCGGAACGATACGTACGAACACGTCGAGGTCGGCCACAACTTCAGGATGACGAGCATCGCCGCCGCGATCGGGCGCGCGCAACTGGAGAAACTTCCCGAGTACGTCGACGCTCGCCGGCAAAACGCCCGCCAACTCACCGACCGGCTCGGCGGGATGTCGGCGGTCGCACCGCCGTTCGATCCGCCCCAGTCCCGCCACGCGTACCACCAGTACACGATCCGGTCGGCCGACCGCGACGGACTCAAAGCGTATCTGGAGGATTCGGGCATCGACACCGGCGTGTACTACCCGACGCCGATCCACGAACAGCCAGCCTACGAGCACGTCGACGCCGACGCGCCGGTCGCCGAACAGACCGCCGGCGAGGTGCTGTCGCTGCCGGTGCATCCGAAGCTATCCGACGACGACGTGCGGACGATCGCAACAATCGTGCAGTCGTACTACGAGTGA
- a CDS encoding Gfo/Idh/MocA family protein, protein MTQSQLRTGVIGVGSMGQHHARVYRELPETRLVGVADADADAARAAADTYETAAMEIEELLDAVDAVSIAVPTPYHYETASAALDSGVDVLVEKPFVDSLDAGRRLIDRARERGRTLQVGHIERFNPAVRALTDIVPDLNVIAVDARRLGPPLDRDLETSAVLDLMIHDIDVLLALIGDDVTVAEAAGTADGQYVTATVELGDGVIGSLTASRVTQQKVRELSITAEECQVHVDYISRSVQIHRHSIPEYIERNGDIRYRHENIVEHPTVDNGEPLKKELSAFASAVEDGTEPVVTAEDGLKALELAREIEDEATASAQLTAKQ, encoded by the coding sequence ATGACTCAGAGCCAACTCAGAACTGGCGTCATCGGCGTGGGAAGCATGGGCCAGCACCACGCCAGAGTGTACCGCGAGCTACCCGAAACCCGACTCGTCGGCGTTGCCGACGCCGATGCCGACGCCGCCCGAGCGGCGGCCGACACGTACGAGACGGCGGCCATGGAGATCGAGGAACTGCTGGACGCCGTCGACGCGGTTTCGATCGCCGTCCCGACGCCGTACCACTACGAAACCGCGAGTGCAGCTCTCGACAGTGGCGTCGACGTGCTGGTCGAGAAGCCGTTCGTCGACTCGCTGGACGCCGGTCGCCGGTTGATCGACCGCGCCCGCGAGCGCGGTCGCACGCTACAGGTCGGACACATCGAACGGTTCAACCCCGCAGTCAGGGCGCTGACCGATATTGTTCCCGATCTGAACGTGATCGCTGTCGACGCACGGCGGCTCGGGCCGCCACTGGACCGGGATCTCGAAACCAGCGCGGTGCTCGATCTGATGATCCACGATATCGACGTGTTGCTGGCACTGATCGGCGACGACGTGACCGTCGCCGAGGCCGCGGGCACAGCTGACGGCCAGTACGTCACCGCGACGGTCGAACTCGGGGACGGCGTCATCGGGTCGCTGACGGCCAGCCGCGTCACCCAGCAGAAGGTCCGCGAGCTGTCGATCACCGCCGAGGAGTGTCAGGTCCACGTCGACTACATCTCGCGATCGGTACAGATCCACCGTCACTCGATCCCGGAGTACATCGAGCGCAACGGCGACATTCGCTATCGCCACGAGAATATCGTCGAGCACCCCACCGTCGACAACGGCGAGCCGCTCAAAAAGGAGCTGTCGGCGTTCGCAAGCGCCGTCGAAGACGGGACCGAACCGGTCGTCACGGCCGAAGACGGGCTCAAAGCGCTCGAACTGGCCCGCGAGATCGAAGACGAGGCGACGGCGAGCGCACAGCTCACCGCGAAACAATGA
- a CDS encoding nucleotide sugar dehydrogenase, with protein sequence MSEAVARPDVTSLYRSDADAAAQREAFRAGDVPTAVYGLGRIGLPLSLVYASTTGEVAGVASDRETARQINDGECPIAHEPRLKSLLRTAVGAEALTATADVSTVAAAASVHVVVSETGVRADDVPDLSTLRTTLRDIARELDPGDLVLVESAVPPGTCQDIVAPILEAGSGLDKGEFGVAACPSRAAPGRALTDLRGSHPKLVGGVDAESTRAAELVYDELRVGEVETVPDSTVAECAKVIESAYRDVNVALANELARLAGELGTDVRRAIEAANTQPHCQVHNPGPGVGGHALPDHPHYLAGECATETPLLSAAREVNEEMPAFTARTLVRELAAVDTHVEDAVVVLFGLSYRRAVADARKSPALGLGETLSRFGATVVGVDPLLEDFSAFDDIYLADLEHVGEMDVDAAVLVTDHDEFSSFDWGTFDDPIVLLDGRDALGDAGVPDSHRVYTIGRGGD encoded by the coding sequence ATGAGCGAGGCGGTCGCTCGGCCGGACGTGACGAGTCTCTATCGGAGCGACGCCGACGCCGCGGCGCAGCGGGAGGCGTTCCGGGCTGGCGACGTGCCGACCGCGGTGTACGGACTCGGACGCATCGGACTGCCGCTATCGCTGGTTTACGCCAGCACGACCGGCGAGGTGGCCGGCGTGGCGTCCGACCGCGAGACCGCCCGCCAGATCAACGACGGCGAGTGCCCGATCGCTCACGAGCCCCGCCTGAAATCGCTGTTGCGAACCGCCGTCGGCGCCGAGGCGCTCACCGCCACTGCCGACGTGTCGACGGTCGCAGCGGCTGCGAGCGTCCACGTCGTCGTCTCCGAAACGGGCGTGCGAGCGGACGACGTACCGGACCTCTCGACGCTCCGTACGACGCTCCGAGACATCGCGCGGGAGCTCGATCCGGGCGATCTGGTGCTCGTCGAGTCGGCAGTGCCGCCGGGAACCTGTCAGGATATCGTCGCGCCGATTCTCGAAGCCGGAAGCGGGCTCGACAAGGGCGAGTTCGGCGTCGCCGCCTGCCCCTCGCGGGCGGCACCCGGTCGGGCGCTGACTGACCTCCGCGGGAGCCACCCCAAGCTCGTCGGCGGCGTCGACGCCGAGAGCACGCGGGCTGCGGAGCTGGTTTACGACGAGTTGCGCGTCGGGGAGGTCGAGACGGTGCCCGACAGCACCGTCGCGGAGTGCGCGAAGGTGATCGAAAGCGCCTACCGTGACGTCAACGTCGCGCTGGCCAACGAACTCGCGCGTTTGGCCGGCGAACTCGGCACCGACGTGCGCCGCGCCATCGAGGCCGCGAACACCCAGCCGCACTGTCAGGTTCACAACCCCGGCCCCGGCGTCGGCGGCCACGCGCTGCCGGACCATCCCCACTACCTCGCCGGCGAGTGTGCCACCGAGACGCCGCTGTTGTCGGCCGCCCGTGAAGTCAACGAGGAGATGCCGGCGTTCACCGCCCGGACGCTCGTCCGCGAACTGGCCGCCGTCGACACGCACGTCGAAGACGCCGTCGTCGTGCTGTTCGGCCTCTCCTATCGACGGGCCGTCGCCGACGCCAGAAAGTCACCGGCCTTGGGGCTCGGCGAGACGCTGAGCCGGTTCGGCGCGACCGTCGTCGGCGTCGACCCGCTGCTGGAGGACTTCTCGGCGTTCGACGACATCTACCTCGCCGATCTCGAACATGTCGGTGAGATGGATGTCGACGCCGCGGTGCTGGTCACCGACCACGACGAGTTCTCGTCGTTCGACTGGGGGACGTTCGACGATCCGATCGTCCTCCTCGACGGGCGGGACGCGCTCGGCGATGCGGGCGTCCCCGACTCGCACCGCGTCTACACGATCGGGCGCGGCGGCGACTGA
- a CDS encoding CARDB domain-containing protein, with amino-acid sequence MRDSITAAVLCFVCVAALATGAVAQPLAGGHSPATQQGAAQLQQGDSQTYAVTQGDQCIEIQALGNGSQTVEEFYDYRNPETHDGPNNVYSSYGTQELQRGDTTTMFVYEGSQGTSLVVIHERIGDDSDGGAVTMQFDGLAENSEWAVQDDVYNGTRPGGNLDEWSHSGTSARATWAYTGGRNDGGALRGFGEDVTITPYFNDSADFREYDGDITQWDVVSASGGEYNRTALDSLTEEVTVSAGRCAELTASSVTTSPSSPDPGETVDIQATVQNDGSRAGSFSVEIAVGGEVIDTREIELESGESRELSVSTTFEDAGTYEIAVADTTTSVQVGGAGGSGPADVLPGFGVAAALVALAAVAVGARRYQ; translated from the coding sequence ATGCGCGACAGCATCACCGCCGCAGTACTGTGTTTCGTCTGCGTCGCCGCTTTGGCGACCGGGGCGGTCGCCCAGCCGTTGGCTGGCGGGCACTCTCCCGCTACCCAGCAGGGCGCTGCCCAGTTGCAGCAGGGCGACTCCCAGACGTACGCCGTAACCCAAGGCGACCAGTGTATCGAGATTCAGGCACTCGGCAACGGCTCTCAGACCGTCGAGGAGTTCTACGACTACCGGAACCCCGAGACCCACGACGGACCGAACAACGTCTACAGCTCCTACGGTACGCAGGAACTCCAGCGCGGCGACACGACGACGATGTTCGTCTACGAGGGGAGCCAAGGCACGAGCCTCGTCGTCATCCACGAGCGCATCGGCGACGACTCCGACGGCGGCGCCGTGACGATGCAGTTCGACGGGCTCGCCGAGAACAGCGAGTGGGCCGTCCAGGACGACGTTTATAATGGCACTCGTCCCGGCGGCAACCTCGACGAGTGGAGCCACTCCGGGACCTCGGCCCGGGCGACGTGGGCCTACACCGGCGGACGCAACGACGGCGGCGCCCTCCGCGGCTTCGGCGAGGACGTGACGATCACGCCGTACTTCAACGACAGCGCCGACTTCCGGGAGTACGACGGCGACATCACCCAGTGGGATGTCGTCTCGGCGTCCGGCGGCGAGTACAACCGCACGGCGCTCGATAGCCTCACCGAGGAGGTGACGGTGTCGGCGGGTCGCTGTGCCGAACTCACCGCCTCGTCGGTGACGACCTCGCCGTCGAGTCCCGACCCCGGCGAGACGGTCGACATTCAGGCTACGGTCCAGAACGACGGTAGCCGAGCGGGGTCGTTCTCGGTCGAGATCGCCGTCGGCGGCGAGGTGATCGACACCCGCGAGATCGAACTCGAAAGCGGCGAGAGCCGGGAACTCTCGGTGTCGACGACGTTCGAGGACGCCGGCACCTACGAGATCGCGGTCGCTGATACCACGACGAGCGTTCAGGTCGGTGGTGCCGGCGGATCGGGGCCCGCAGACGTGCTACCCGGCTTCGGCGTCGCGGCCGCTCTCGTTGCGCTCGCGGCCGTCGCGGTCGGAGCGCGACGCTATCAGTAG
- a CDS encoding glycosyltransferase family 2 protein translates to MYRGRSVGIVIPAYNESGFVGDVIESVPEYADRVYVVDDCSTDDTWDEIQRHARAVNEASEIAVMDGGAASETGQTVAGGGDPGGSGQFERRVVPIQHEQNRGVGGAIKTGYEHAREDGIEITSVMGGDGQMDPEILDRLLDPIVEDRADYVKGNRLVDPADREEMPTFRLIGNGILSVLTKIASGYWKIGDPQNGYTAISLDALESAPVEDMYEYYGYCNDLLVKLNACELRVADVPVPSRYDDEESHISYGEYIPKVSLMLLSNFVWRLRVKYLARDFHPLVFLYALGAAGSLAGLGRALRNVTPTDDAEDSRASSLPIALLGALSLVLAMIFDMRANEDLEERDFE, encoded by the coding sequence ATGTATCGCGGGCGTAGCGTCGGCATCGTCATCCCGGCGTACAACGAATCGGGATTCGTCGGGGACGTGATCGAGTCAGTACCCGAGTACGCCGACCGCGTCTACGTCGTCGACGACTGCTCGACCGACGACACTTGGGACGAGATCCAGCGTCACGCACGGGCGGTCAACGAGGCGTCAGAAATCGCCGTGATGGACGGCGGAGCAGCGAGCGAGACCGGACAGACTGTCGCCGGGGGAGGCGATCCGGGGGGAAGCGGGCAGTTCGAGCGGCGCGTCGTCCCGATCCAGCACGAGCAGAACCGCGGCGTCGGCGGCGCCATCAAGACGGGCTACGAACACGCCCGAGAGGACGGGATCGAGATCACGTCGGTGATGGGCGGCGACGGCCAAATGGATCCCGAGATACTGGATCGGCTGCTCGATCCGATCGTCGAGGATCGGGCGGACTACGTCAAGGGAAATCGGTTAGTCGATCCGGCCGACCGCGAGGAGATGCCGACGTTCCGGCTGATCGGCAACGGCATCCTCTCGGTGCTGACGAAGATCGCAAGCGGCTACTGGAAGATCGGCGACCCGCAGAACGGGTACACAGCGATCTCGCTCGACGCCTTAGAGTCGGCGCCGGTCGAGGACATGTACGAGTACTACGGCTACTGCAACGACCTGCTGGTCAAGCTCAACGCCTGCGAGCTGCGCGTCGCCGACGTGCCCGTGCCGAGCCGGTACGACGACGAAGAGAGCCACATCAGCTACGGCGAGTACATACCGAAAGTGTCGCTGATGTTGCTCTCGAACTTCGTGTGGCGCCTCCGCGTGAAGTACCTCGCGCGGGACTTCCACCCGCTCGTGTTCCTCTACGCGCTGGGCGCTGCGGGCAGTCTCGCCGGACTCGGCCGGGCGCTGCGAAACGTCACGCCGACCGACGACGCCGAGGATTCGCGGGCGAGTAGCCTACCGATTGCGCTGCTCGGCGCCCTCTCGCTCGTGCTGGCGATGATCTTCGACATGCGTGCCAACGAGGATCTCGAAGAACGGGACTTCGAGTAA